The following are from one region of the Gammaproteobacteria bacterium genome:
- a CDS encoding ribose-phosphate diphosphokinase, whose translation MLVLGFPDYAEPSEKLAAALDVPCRIADVHRFPDGESRVRLPVGLPSQVIVCRSLNQPNHKLIELMLCATQARKQGVLHLTLVAPYLCYMRQDCAFEPGEAVSQHIIGNFLAGLFDAVITVDPHLHRISRLEEAVPAARATALNSAPLMADFLRSRLDKPLLLGPDSESEQWVRRIAEYCYTDYAVARKERIDDHTVNITLPSIDFRGRTVVLVDDIASTGHTLAVATRQIKASGAAAIHCLITHAIFAEDTEETLIRAGVKNIWSTDSITHPTNAICLTGLLADALRLGQ comes from the coding sequence ATGCTCGTGCTGGGCTTTCCTGACTATGCGGAGCCATCGGAAAAGCTGGCGGCAGCTTTGGATGTACCCTGCCGGATTGCCGATGTCCACCGCTTTCCGGACGGCGAAAGCAGGGTGCGCCTGCCCGTCGGACTCCCTTCGCAAGTTATTGTCTGCCGCAGCCTAAACCAGCCCAATCACAAGCTGATTGAATTGATGCTGTGCGCCACGCAGGCACGCAAACAGGGCGTACTCCATCTCACCCTGGTCGCGCCCTACCTCTGCTACATGCGCCAGGACTGCGCATTTGAACCAGGCGAGGCGGTAAGCCAACACATTATCGGTAATTTTTTGGCGGGATTGTTCGATGCCGTGATCACGGTGGACCCGCATCTGCACCGCATTAGCCGCTTGGAAGAAGCAGTGCCCGCCGCCCGCGCCACCGCCCTAAATTCAGCGCCGTTGATGGCCGACTTTCTGCGCTCGCGCCTTGACAAACCCTTGCTGCTCGGCCCCGACAGTGAGTCGGAGCAATGGGTGCGCCGCATCGCCGAATATTGCTACACGGACTATGCTGTGGCACGCAAAGAGCGCATTGATGACCACACCGTCAACATCACGCTGCCTTCCATAGACTTCCGGGGAAGGACTGTGGTTCTGGTAGACGACATCGCCAGCACCGGCCACACCCTCGCCGTCGCAACACGGCAGATAAAGGCATCCGGCGCGGCTGCCATACACTGCCTGATCACTCATGCTATCTTCGCCGAGGACACGGAAGAGACACTGATCCGGGCCGGGGTGAAAAATATTTGGAGCACCGACAGCATCACCCACCCCACCAATGCCATCTGCCTCACAGGGCTTCTGGCAGACGCGCTTCGGCTCGGACAATAA
- a CDS encoding SDR family oxidoreductase translates to MKIKPILITGCSSGIGRCVAEGLKARGYRVFATARKMEDVEALQAKGLESLLLDLNSTNSIHAAVDEILARTGGRIYGLFNNAGYGQPGAVEDLRREVLRAQFETNLFGMLELTNRIIPVMRAQGTGRIIQNSSLLGFVALPYRGAYNASKFALEGLTDTLRLELAGSGIHVSIIEPGPIKSRFRANAHAAYRQNIDPEHSAHRERYRGLERRLTKQGPAAPFTLPPEAVLKKVIHALESPRPKIRYPVTAPAHFFATLKRLLPHGALDWVLQQVAKGESR, encoded by the coding sequence ATGAAAATAAAACCCATATTAATCACCGGCTGCTCCAGCGGCATCGGACGATGCGTGGCCGAAGGACTGAAGGCTCGCGGTTATCGAGTATTCGCTACGGCGCGCAAGATGGAGGATGTGGAAGCCTTGCAAGCCAAAGGGCTGGAAAGCCTGCTCCTCGATCTGAACAGCACGAACTCCATCCACGCTGCCGTGGACGAGATCTTGGCTCGTACCGGGGGCAGGATCTATGGGCTGTTCAATAATGCGGGATATGGCCAGCCGGGGGCGGTGGAGGATTTGCGGCGTGAGGTATTGCGGGCGCAATTCGAGACCAATCTGTTCGGCATGCTGGAACTGACCAATCGCATCATCCCAGTGATGCGTGCTCAAGGCACAGGGCGCATCATCCAGAACAGCTCGCTGCTGGGATTCGTCGCACTGCCTTATCGCGGCGCCTACAACGCCAGCAAATTCGCCCTGGAAGGCCTTACCGATACCTTGCGTCTGGAGCTGGCGGGCAGCGGCATCCACGTCTCAATCATCGAACCCGGCCCGATCAAAAGCCGCTTCCGCGCCAACGCCCATGCGGCTTACCGGCAAAATATCGACCCTGAACATAGCGCCCACCGCGAACGCTATCGCGGCCTGGAACGGCGCCTGACCAAGCAAGGCCCCGCCGCACCCTTCACCCTGCCGCCCGAAGCCGTGTTAAAAAAAGTGATCCACGCCCTCGAAAGCCCGCGCCCAAAGATACGCTACCCCGTCACGGCGCCTGCGCACTTCTTTGCCACCCTCAAACGGCTGCTGCCGCACGGTGCACTGGATTGGGTATTACAGCAGGTGGCAAAAGGGGAAAGCCGCTGA
- a CDS encoding thymidine phosphorylase family protein: MTAKRTTQHPDTLKLRRVAIDTYRENVAYLHRECVIYRAEGFQALSKIEISANGNTVLAVLNVVDDASIVTPDELGLSEQAFTQMGIAQGGLVKVAHAEPPRSMDAVRRKITGERLTAEDFHAITQDIAGNRYSRMEMAAFLVASGQTGLDRDEVLHLTHAMLESGDRLNWHEALVADKHCIGGIPGNRTSMLVVPIVAAHGMLIPKTSSRAITSPAGTADTMEVLARVDLPPEALHSIVRSQRGCLAWGGTARLAPVDDVLISVERPLGIDSQGQLVASILAKKMAAGSTHLLIDIPVGPSAKVRHMHEALQLRKLFEFVGDRLGLHLEVIITDGRQPVGRGIGPVLEARDVMQVLENDPRAPTDLRQKALRLAGRVLEFDPDVRGGFGYAIARDILDSGRALAKMNAIIEAQGRQTTQPAPGHLTYEVTAEQDGVITGIDNFLLARLARMAGAPMDKGAGVDLLKKLGDLVEKGEPLYRVHAEFNADFNFARALTQERGSGYTVGTAEGVSQFYGEL; this comes from the coding sequence ATGACCGCCAAACGCACCACACAGCATCCTGACACGCTGAAACTGCGGCGGGTAGCGATTGACACCTACCGGGAGAATGTCGCCTACCTGCACCGCGAGTGCGTGATCTATCGCGCCGAGGGTTTTCAGGCCCTATCGAAGATCGAGATCAGCGCCAATGGCAACACCGTACTTGCCGTGCTCAACGTGGTGGATGATGCCTCCATAGTCACTCCTGATGAGCTGGGGCTTTCCGAGCAGGCATTCACCCAGATGGGTATTGCCCAGGGCGGGCTGGTAAAGGTGGCGCATGCCGAGCCTCCGCGTTCCATGGATGCGGTACGGCGCAAAATAACTGGTGAACGCCTCACCGCGGAGGATTTTCACGCCATCACCCAGGACATCGCCGGCAACCGCTATTCGAGAATGGAGATGGCGGCTTTTTTGGTGGCGTCGGGCCAGACCGGGCTCGACCGGGACGAGGTGCTCCATCTTACTCATGCCATGCTCGAATCCGGCGACCGCCTCAATTGGCACGAAGCGCTGGTGGCCGACAAGCACTGCATCGGTGGCATCCCCGGCAACCGCACCTCGATGTTGGTGGTGCCCATTGTAGCGGCGCATGGCATGTTGATCCCCAAGACATCGAGCCGCGCCATCACCTCGCCCGCCGGTACTGCCGACACCATGGAGGTGCTGGCCAGGGTCGATCTACCGCCGGAGGCGTTGCATTCCATCGTGCGCAGCCAGCGCGGCTGCCTGGCGTGGGGTGGCACCGCACGGCTTGCGCCGGTGGACGACGTGCTGATCTCCGTCGAACGCCCGCTGGGGATCGACTCGCAAGGCCAGTTGGTGGCCTCCATCCTCGCCAAAAAGATGGCCGCCGGCTCTACTCACCTGCTGATCGACATCCCGGTGGGACCAAGCGCCAAGGTGCGCCACATGCACGAGGCACTGCAATTGCGCAAGCTGTTTGAATTCGTCGGCGACCGCCTGGGGCTGCACTTGGAGGTCATCATCACCGATGGCCGCCAGCCGGTAGGGCGCGGTATTGGCCCGGTACTGGAGGCACGCGACGTGATGCAGGTGCTGGAAAACGATCCGCGAGCGCCAACCGATCTGCGCCAGAAGGCCCTGCGCCTGGCTGGCCGCGTGCTGGAATTTGACCCTGATGTGCGCGGTGGCTTTGGCTATGCCATAGCACGCGACATCCTCGATTCAGGCCGGGCATTGGCCAAGATGAACGCCATCATCGAGGCGCAGGGGCGGCAAACCACACAACCAGCTCCTGGCCATCTCACTTACGAAGTGACCGCCGAACAAGATGGCGTGATCACGGGCATAGACAATTTCCTGCTGGCCCGCCTGGCGCGTATGGCAGGGGCGCCGATGGATAAGGGCGCGGGCGTGGATCTCCTCAAAAAACTCGGCGACCTGGTGGAAAAGGGCGAGCCTTTGTACCGGGTACACGCCGAATTCAACGCCGATTTCAATTTTGCACGCGCGCTCACCCAAGAGCGCGGCAGCGGGTATACCGTTGGCACGGCGGAAGGTGTGTCTCAATTCTATGGGGAACTCTAA
- a CDS encoding S8 family serine peptidase, which produces MDPLELVKLKELKALSSGRPEIIIGLIDGPVATHHPDLANENIRATSAFHSACTQANSFACFHGTFVAGILFAKRYTAAPAICPNCTLLVRPIFAESASVNREIPSTTPQELATTLIECIDAGARLINLSASLAQPSPNGERTLEDALGYAAMRGVIVVAAAGNQGTLGSSAITRHPWVIPVAACDLSGRPINDTNLGNSIGKQGLSAPGEGITSLSTDGKTLTQGGTSVATPFVTGAIALLWSLFPTATAGEIRMAITHGNSPRRNSVVPPLMDAWAAYQAVARNHARQ; this is translated from the coding sequence ATGGATCCTCTGGAATTGGTAAAGTTAAAAGAGCTGAAGGCCCTCAGCAGTGGCAGGCCTGAAATCATCATCGGCCTGATAGATGGCCCCGTCGCCACGCATCATCCTGATCTTGCCAATGAAAATATCCGTGCAACAAGCGCGTTTCACAGCGCTTGTACTCAAGCCAATAGCTTCGCCTGCTTTCACGGTACCTTTGTGGCTGGCATCTTGTTCGCAAAAAGGTATACCGCCGCGCCGGCCATCTGCCCCAACTGCACCCTGCTAGTGCGCCCCATCTTCGCAGAATCGGCCTCGGTAAATAGAGAGATACCGAGCACAACTCCCCAAGAACTCGCCACAACACTCATAGAGTGTATTGATGCTGGCGCGCGATTGATTAATCTGAGCGCCTCCCTTGCACAGCCCTCCCCAAATGGTGAGCGCACACTGGAAGATGCCCTGGGATATGCCGCAATGCGCGGCGTCATCGTTGTCGCTGCGGCTGGTAATCAGGGCACCCTCGGCAGCTCTGCCATCACCCGGCATCCATGGGTCATCCCGGTAGCGGCCTGCGACCTTTCGGGAAGACCGATAAATGACACAAATCTGGGAAACTCTATCGGAAAACAGGGGTTGAGTGCGCCCGGCGAAGGAATCACCAGCCTCAGCACCGATGGTAAAACGCTCACGCAAGGAGGAACAAGTGTTGCGACCCCATTCGTAACGGGCGCGATTGCGTTGCTGTGGTCGCTGTTTCCTACTGCAACCGCAGGGGAGATAAGAATGGCCATAACTCACGGCAATTCTCCACGACGAAACAGCGTTGTACCGCCTCTGATGGATGCTTGGGCAGCATACCAAGCGGTGGCGAGGAATCATGCACGACAATAA
- a CDS encoding DUF1614 domain-containing protein: protein MQIGLLTVAVEKLGMSPSSAFTLLFASLFGSAINLPLFQIKAERPPPDMVIPESLRRLLRPRMPAFTGKTVIAVNVGGCLIPLLFSYYLMRHNPIDLTQAALAITIVATVSHLTSRPIPGLGIGMPIFVGPVTAALTAIIIAPEHSAALAYICGTLGVLIGADLLRLKDIRKMGTPIASIGGAGTFDGIFITGIVAVLLA from the coding sequence GTGCAGATCGGACTGCTAACGGTCGCCGTCGAAAAGCTGGGCATGTCACCCTCTTCAGCCTTCACACTGCTGTTCGCCTCGCTGTTCGGCAGCGCCATCAACCTGCCACTGTTTCAGATCAAGGCCGAACGCCCGCCACCGGACATGGTCATCCCTGAGTCGCTACGCCGCCTGCTGCGTCCGCGGATGCCGGCATTCACCGGCAAAACGGTGATCGCCGTCAATGTCGGCGGCTGCCTGATCCCCCTGCTCTTTTCCTATTACCTGATGCGCCACAATCCCATCGACCTGACACAGGCCGCGCTTGCCATCACCATCGTCGCCACCGTCAGCCACCTGACCAGCCGCCCCATTCCCGGCCTGGGGATAGGTATGCCGATCTTCGTCGGCCCCGTTACCGCCGCGCTCACCGCCATCATCATCGCGCCGGAACACAGCGCGGCACTCGCCTATATATGCGGCACCCTCGGCGTATTGATCGGCGCCGACCTGCTGCGCCTGAAAGATATCCGCAAAATGGGCACCCCCATTGCCTCCATCGGCGGCGCGGGGACGTTTGACGGGATTTTTATTACGGGGATTGTGGCGGTGTTGCTGGCGTGA